A single Blastopirellula retiformator DNA region contains:
- a CDS encoding ferritin-like domain-containing protein, whose amino-acid sequence MDQAVIDKLNDILRHEWTGVAQYSQAGFVVTGLMREVYSDMFLDSAKESFGHAKKIGQKISALGGVPTVERNPVKQSTDLVELLEIGLEFESKAVALYTEVLKMVDGKNRPLVILLEDILLEEQEGVDHISLILKDHAGSAVSGKSSSKVG is encoded by the coding sequence ATGGACCAAGCCGTCATCGACAAGCTGAATGACATTCTGCGGCACGAATGGACCGGCGTCGCCCAATATTCGCAAGCTGGTTTCGTTGTGACCGGCCTGATGCGGGAAGTTTACTCCGACATGTTCCTGGACAGCGCCAAGGAATCGTTCGGCCACGCTAAGAAGATCGGGCAGAAGATTTCGGCCCTGGGCGGCGTGCCGACCGTCGAACGGAACCCGGTCAAGCAATCGACCGACCTGGTCGAGCTGCTCGAAATCGGCCTCGAATTCGAGTCGAAAGCGGTCGCCCTGTACACCGAAGTGCTGAAGATGGTCGACGGCAAGAATCGCCCGTTGGTGATCTTGCTCGAAGACATCCTGCTGGAAGAGCAGGAGGGAGTCGACCACATCTCGCTGATCCTAAAGGATCACGCCGGATCGGCCGTCAGCGGCAAATCGTCGAGCAAGGTTGGCTAG
- a CDS encoding transglutaminase family protein has translation MAILTALHHSTYYKYDRHIGMGAQTIRLRPAPHCRTPIHSYSLKISPSNHFVNWQQDPFGNFVARVVFQEPIDHFRVDVDLISEMTVINPFDFFVAPEAEYFPFTYEGPLKVDLLPFLEKESPGPLFDEFVASIDRTKRKTIDFVVDLNRRVHEEINYEIRMEPGVQTPEQSLSLKRGSCRDSAWLLVQTLRHLGLAARFASGYIIQLKPDVKSLDGPSGSEYDFTDLHAWAEVFLPGAGWIGLDATSGLLASEGHIPLACTPSPITAAPIDGGHEPCENVEFSFGMNVSRFWEDPRVTKPYADEEWDKIYALGNEVDQRLEKADVKMTMGGEPTFVSIDDMEGDEWNTTAVGPTKRRLADDMMRRMYNRFAPGGLLHYGQGKWYPGEQLPRWAFRCYWREDGQPIWENPELFAIDHIDYGHTADVAKEFGVILADKLQVNPQHVSFAYEDAYYYAWRERRMPANVNPYDSKIDDKEERARIARVFEHGLSNPVGVILPVQYAWWEQEPQWKSGEWVVRSDELFLIPGDSAMGLRLPLDSLIWETKNERSVLFPLDPLAERTPLMSYEELVARRSSGMELLTGATQGTAYARHQANGGFGNSPRPGQGIHGQSLTGRPESGDRNGQQGHSWSDTNYNSSVIRTALCIEAREGRLHIFCPPVDRIEAYLDLMAAVEMTAKEMNVPVVIEGYLPPHDDRVNHFSITPDPGVIEVNVHPAHNWNQLCEITNGVYEDAHYSRLGTEKFNQDGRHTGTGGGNHVVMGGPTPGESPFLKRPDLLRSLVAYWHNHPSLSYLFSGSFIGPTSQAPRVDEGRRDSIYELQIAFEQIPENGDCPPWLVDRIFRNLLTDMTGNTHRSEFCIDKLFSPDGSAGRRGLLEFRAFEMPPHARMSLTQQLLLRSLVARFLEDPYRAPLVGWDTTLHDRFMLPHFVWQDFEDVISETNQHDFPLKQEWFAPHFEFKFPKIGEFSQRGVQVEFRSAIEPWYVLGEEQASQSTARYVDSSLERLQVLVSGMTPDRYMITCNGRKVPLHPTGEQGQFAAGVRYRAWQPPSCLHPTIPVDEPLTFDLFDIWQQRSLGGCRYFVGHPGGNNPESFPVNAFEAEARRVARFHQMGHTAGKMPMPQVESNPDFPFTLDLRRGKTVRK, from the coding sequence ATGGCGATTCTGACCGCGCTGCATCATTCGACTTACTACAAATATGACCGCCACATCGGGATGGGAGCACAAACGATCCGCTTGCGTCCAGCCCCACACTGTCGCACGCCGATCCACAGCTACTCGCTGAAGATCAGTCCGTCGAACCACTTCGTGAACTGGCAACAAGATCCGTTCGGCAACTTCGTGGCTCGCGTCGTCTTTCAGGAGCCGATCGATCACTTCCGCGTCGACGTCGACCTGATCTCCGAGATGACGGTCATCAACCCGTTCGACTTTTTCGTTGCGCCGGAGGCCGAGTATTTCCCGTTCACCTACGAAGGTCCGCTGAAGGTCGACCTGCTGCCGTTCCTAGAAAAGGAATCGCCCGGTCCTCTCTTTGACGAGTTCGTCGCTTCGATCGATCGTACGAAGCGGAAGACGATTGACTTCGTCGTCGATTTGAACCGCCGCGTTCACGAAGAAATCAACTACGAGATCCGGATGGAGCCGGGCGTCCAGACGCCGGAACAGTCCCTCTCGCTGAAGCGCGGCTCGTGCCGCGACTCGGCCTGGCTGCTGGTACAAACGCTGCGGCACCTAGGCCTGGCGGCGCGGTTCGCCTCGGGCTATATCATTCAGCTGAAGCCTGACGTGAAGTCGCTCGACGGTCCCTCGGGCAGCGAGTACGACTTCACCGACTTGCACGCGTGGGCCGAAGTCTTTTTGCCGGGCGCCGGTTGGATCGGGCTCGACGCCACGTCAGGCTTGCTTGCCAGCGAAGGACATATTCCGCTCGCTTGCACTCCCTCGCCGATTACCGCGGCGCCGATCGATGGCGGCCACGAACCGTGCGAAAACGTCGAGTTCAGCTTCGGCATGAACGTTTCCCGCTTCTGGGAAGATCCGCGGGTCACCAAGCCGTACGCCGACGAGGAATGGGACAAGATCTACGCCCTGGGCAACGAGGTCGATCAACGCCTCGAAAAAGCGGACGTCAAAATGACGATGGGTGGCGAGCCGACTTTCGTCTCCATCGATGACATGGAAGGGGACGAGTGGAACACGACCGCCGTCGGTCCAACCAAGCGACGCTTGGCCGACGACATGATGCGACGGATGTACAACCGATTCGCTCCCGGCGGTTTGCTGCACTACGGCCAGGGCAAATGGTATCCCGGCGAACAGCTTCCCCGTTGGGCCTTCCGCTGTTATTGGCGCGAAGATGGTCAACCGATCTGGGAAAACCCGGAACTATTTGCGATCGACCACATCGACTACGGCCACACCGCCGACGTCGCCAAAGAGTTTGGCGTGATCCTGGCCGACAAGTTGCAGGTCAATCCGCAGCACGTGAGCTTCGCCTACGAAGACGCCTATTACTACGCGTGGCGCGAACGCCGCATGCCGGCCAACGTCAATCCGTATGATTCCAAGATCGACGACAAAGAAGAGCGAGCCCGCATTGCCCGCGTCTTTGAGCATGGTCTGTCCAATCCGGTCGGCGTGATCTTGCCGGTGCAATACGCCTGGTGGGAACAAGAGCCGCAATGGAAGAGCGGCGAGTGGGTTGTTCGCAGCGATGAATTGTTCCTGATCCCCGGCGACTCGGCGATGGGTTTGCGATTGCCGCTCGACTCGCTGATTTGGGAAACCAAGAACGAACGCTCGGTCCTCTTTCCGCTCGACCCGCTGGCGGAACGCACGCCGCTGATGTCGTACGAGGAACTGGTCGCACGTCGCAGCAGCGGTATGGAACTGCTGACTGGCGCTACGCAAGGAACCGCCTACGCCCGTCACCAAGCCAACGGCGGCTTCGGCAACAGCCCCCGTCCGGGTCAGGGGATCCACGGGCAGTCGCTCACCGGGCGTCCCGAATCGGGCGATCGCAATGGGCAGCAAGGTCATAGCTGGTCCGATACCAACTACAACTCGTCGGTTATCCGGACGGCGCTCTGCATCGAAGCCCGCGAAGGGCGGCTGCATATCTTCTGCCCGCCGGTGGATCGCATCGAGGCCTACCTTGACCTGATGGCCGCGGTCGAGATGACCGCCAAAGAAATGAACGTGCCGGTCGTGATCGAAGGCTACCTGCCGCCGCACGACGATCGAGTGAACCACTTCAGCATCACTCCCGACCCAGGCGTGATCGAAGTCAACGTCCATCCGGCGCACAATTGGAATCAACTGTGCGAGATCACCAATGGCGTTTATGAAGACGCCCATTACTCGCGTCTAGGAACCGAAAAGTTCAATCAGGATGGTCGCCACACCGGCACCGGCGGCGGCAACCACGTCGTGATGGGCGGTCCGACGCCTGGCGAAAGCCCGTTTCTGAAGCGTCCCGACCTGCTCCGCAGCTTGGTCGCTTACTGGCACAACCATCCGTCGCTGTCGTACTTGTTCAGCGGTTCGTTTATCGGCCCCACCAGTCAGGCGCCGCGCGTTGACGAAGGTCGTCGCGACTCGATCTACGAACTACAGATCGCGTTTGAGCAGATTCCAGAAAACGGCGACTGTCCTCCCTGGCTGGTCGACCGCATCTTCCGCAATCTGTTGACCGACATGACCGGCAACACGCACCGGTCCGAGTTCTGCATCGACAAGCTCTTCTCGCCCGACGGCAGCGCCGGTCGCCGCGGCTTGCTCGAGTTCCGGGCGTTTGAAATGCCCCCGCACGCTCGCATGAGCCTGACGCAGCAACTGTTGCTGCGGTCGCTGGTTGCCCGCTTCCTGGAAGATCCGTACCGCGCGCCGCTGGTTGGCTGGGACACGACATTGCACGATCGCTTCATGCTCCCCCATTTCGTGTGGCAAGACTTTGAAGATGTCATTTCGGAAACGAATCAGCACGACTTCCCGCTGAAGCAGGAATGGTTCGCTCCCCACTTTGAGTTCAAATTCCCCAAGATTGGCGAGTTTTCGCAACGTGGCGTCCAAGTCGAGTTTCGCTCGGCAATCGAGCCATGGTACGTCTTGGGTGAAGAACAAGCGTCGCAGTCGACCGCTCGCTATGTCGACTCGTCGCTAGAACGTCTGCAGGTGCTGGTCAGCGGCATGACGCCGGACCGTTACATGATCACCTGCAACGGTCGCAAAGTTCCGCTTCACCCGACTGGGGAACAAGGGCAATTTGCGGCAGGGGTGCGGTACCGCGCCTGGCAGCCGCCATCTTGCTTGCACCCAACCATTCCGGTGGACGAACCGCTAACGTTCGACCTGTTTGACATTTGGCAACAGCGTTCACTCGGGGGATGCCGATATTTTGTCGGTCACCCAGGCGGCAATAATCCGGAAAGTTTTCCGGTAAACGCCTTCGAGGCGGAAGCCCGTCGCGTGGCAAGATTCCATCAAATGGGGCACACAGCCGGCAAGATGCCGATGCCACAAGTGGAATCGAATCCCGACTTCCCCTTCACGTTAGATTTACGCCGCGGTAAAACGGTACGGAAGTGA
- a CDS encoding circularly permuted type 2 ATP-grasp protein yields MPALFSQYRKGEGVYDELYDASGVRPTWAPFVQAVESLGVEGFKRRWLQANRALNRNGLAYSAWKDSDHEVRPWELDPIPLLISSADWIAASKGLQQRARLLEAILTDVYGHQELMKSNILPPEVIFSHPGFCRSFHRQRPPANHFLHFYAADIARSPDGKWWVLADRTEAPSGAGFVLENRLIQSRTLPTVFHQANVQRLAQYFLAYKRAVAAAAPRVENPRVAILTQGSAGPNYFEDAYLSRYLGYTLVEASDLAVRNHKVMLKTLGGLIQIDVIIRRTNSDQCDSLELSHASEGIPGLLQASRNGNVAVINPLGSGLVESPIFMAFMPKLCQELFGEPLIMPGVATWWCGDREQMDYVVDNLDNLIVKRAYRLRGRELAFANMLRNQSREATIKMLRSDPTQFVAQEVVKRSTCPVWKSQGIAPAPIAMRAFAVASGEDFEVMQGGLVRVSAAPDPLEMSILAGEKSKDAWILSDGPVSRISLLQKPGASIELKRTGGELPSRVAENLFWLGRNLERADVSARLLRATIIRLTSESILEEQPETPALMRALADIGQIDAGYGVDEIRRQLPPLETALPPAVFDASDSFSMRAIVTEIFRLTTRSRDRVSSDSWRILHRIDKSFTPPKVGQWDLSDVLALLDDLILDLAAFSGIVSESMTRTQIYYFLDMGRRIERALQQVRLLRNCLIEPTGDLTAILEALLEISDSTMTYRSRYLADVQMPAVLDLLLTDETNPRSIARQLVQLLDHVNALPVNAGTGLFSLEQRLAMMLLNETRMCDVTVFRDGEDLDPNAPLSLLLQEIESLLPKLSDALSNRYLVHAGLHSHLTEFRL; encoded by the coding sequence ATGCCTGCTCTCTTTTCCCAATATCGGAAAGGGGAGGGGGTCTATGACGAATTGTATGACGCCAGCGGAGTGCGGCCGACATGGGCGCCCTTCGTCCAGGCGGTCGAAAGCCTCGGCGTAGAAGGCTTCAAGCGGCGGTGGCTGCAGGCCAACCGAGCGCTCAACCGGAACGGACTGGCCTACAGCGCGTGGAAAGATAGCGATCACGAAGTTCGCCCCTGGGAACTCGATCCGATTCCGCTGTTGATTTCGAGCGCCGACTGGATAGCGGCCTCCAAAGGACTCCAGCAACGAGCGCGGCTGCTGGAAGCGATTCTGACCGACGTCTACGGCCATCAGGAGTTGATGAAAAGCAACATCCTGCCGCCGGAGGTGATTTTCAGCCATCCCGGCTTTTGTCGGTCGTTCCATCGCCAGCGTCCGCCGGCGAATCACTTCCTCCATTTCTACGCCGCCGACATCGCACGTTCGCCCGACGGCAAATGGTGGGTGTTGGCCGATCGTACCGAAGCCCCGTCAGGCGCCGGCTTCGTGCTCGAAAATCGTCTGATCCAATCCCGGACGTTGCCGACTGTCTTTCACCAGGCGAACGTTCAGCGGCTGGCCCAATACTTTCTAGCGTACAAGCGAGCCGTCGCTGCGGCGGCGCCCCGGGTCGAGAACCCCCGCGTCGCCATCCTGACGCAAGGCTCGGCCGGCCCCAACTACTTTGAAGACGCTTACCTGTCGCGCTATCTCGGCTACACGCTGGTCGAAGCTTCCGACCTGGCGGTTCGCAATCACAAGGTGATGCTGAAGACGCTGGGTGGACTCATTCAGATCGACGTGATCATTCGCCGCACCAACAGCGACCAATGCGATTCGCTCGAGTTGAGCCATGCCAGCGAAGGAATCCCTGGTCTGCTGCAAGCGTCGCGTAACGGCAACGTCGCAGTGATCAATCCGCTGGGATCGGGCCTGGTCGAATCGCCGATCTTCATGGCGTTCATGCCGAAGCTCTGCCAGGAGCTGTTTGGCGAGCCGCTGATCATGCCGGGCGTCGCGACCTGGTGGTGCGGCGATCGCGAACAAATGGACTACGTCGTCGACAACCTCGACAACCTGATCGTCAAACGGGCCTATCGCCTGCGTGGCCGCGAGCTGGCGTTCGCCAACATGCTGCGCAATCAATCGCGCGAAGCGACGATCAAGATGTTGCGCAGCGACCCCACCCAGTTCGTCGCCCAGGAAGTAGTCAAACGCTCGACTTGCCCGGTCTGGAAATCGCAAGGAATCGCCCCGGCGCCAATCGCCATGCGGGCCTTTGCGGTCGCTTCGGGTGAAGACTTCGAGGTGATGCAGGGGGGACTGGTTCGCGTGTCGGCGGCGCCCGATCCGCTAGAGATGTCGATCCTGGCCGGTGAGAAAAGCAAAGACGCTTGGATCTTGTCGGACGGCCCGGTCAGTCGCATTTCGCTGCTGCAAAAGCCTGGCGCCTCGATCGAGTTGAAGCGAACCGGCGGCGAACTGCCGAGCCGCGTCGCCGAGAACCTCTTCTGGTTGGGACGCAACCTGGAACGGGCCGACGTCAGCGCTCGCTTGCTGCGAGCCACGATCATCCGCCTGACCAGCGAATCGATCTTGGAAGAACAGCCCGAAACGCCGGCCCTGATGCGGGCGCTGGCCGACATTGGCCAGATCGACGCAGGCTACGGCGTCGACGAGATTCGCCGCCAACTGCCGCCGCTGGAAACGGCGCTGCCGCCGGCGGTGTTTGACGCCTCCGACTCGTTCAGCATGCGGGCGATCGTCACCGAGATCTTCCGCCTGACGACTCGATCACGCGATCGCGTCTCGTCCGACAGCTGGCGAATATTGCATCGTATCGACAAGAGCTTCACGCCGCCGAAGGTGGGCCAGTGGGATCTTTCCGACGTGTTGGCGCTGCTCGACGATCTAATCCTCGATCTCGCGGCTTTCAGCGGCATCGTGTCGGAGAGCATGACCCGCACGCAGATCTATTACTTCCTGGATATGGGACGCCGGATCGAACGGGCGCTGCAGCAGGTTCGCTTGCTCCGCAACTGCCTGATCGAACCGACCGGCGATCTGACCGCCATCCTGGAAGCGCTGTTGGAAATCTCCGACAGTACGATGACCTACCGCTCGCGCTATCTGGCCGACGTCCAAATGCCGGCGGTGCTCGACTTGCTGCTGACCGACGAGACCAACCCTCGTTCGATCGCGCGGCAATTGGTCCAATTGCTGGACCACGTCAACGCGCTTCCGGTCAACGCCGGCACAGGACTGTTTTCGCTGGAACAACGTCTGGCGATGATGCTGCTGAACGAAACGCGGATGTGCGATGTGACGGTCTTCCGTGATGGGGAGGACCTCGACCCGAACGCGCCGCTAAGCCTATTGCTGCAAGAGATTGAGTCGCTGCTGCCGAAGTTGTCCGACGCTTTGTCGAATCGTTACCTGGTCCATGCAGGTCTCCATTCGCACCTCACCGAATTTCGCCTGTAA
- a CDS encoding transglutaminase family protein, whose protein sequence is MQYRISHTTKYSYAEPASVCHNLVHLAPANFPRQAVHEYRLTVQPSPPTIVNRRDYFNNRVDYFSVTEPHQGLTITASSRVDVSPPVPITDNPPWEQIAAQFNPGSPRILSVLQFAFKSRHIPILEQLRQYAKISFTKNRPIFDAARELTKRIRTDFKYDSTATSIHTPVAEAFARRHGVCQDFAHVAIGCLRSMGLPARYVSGYLRTLPPPGKPRLVGADASHAWFSVYCGEETGWVDLDPTNDLVCSTDHVTAAWGRDFEDVTPIQGVVIGGGSHIMSVSVDVEPLQSPTL, encoded by the coding sequence ATGCAGTACCGCATTTCGCACACGACGAAATACTCCTACGCCGAACCAGCCTCGGTTTGTCATAACCTGGTTCATTTGGCGCCAGCGAACTTTCCCCGTCAGGCGGTTCACGAGTATCGTCTGACCGTGCAACCGTCGCCGCCGACCATCGTCAATCGCCGCGATTACTTCAACAACCGGGTCGACTACTTCTCGGTTACCGAGCCCCACCAAGGTTTAACGATCACCGCCAGCAGTCGCGTTGACGTGTCGCCGCCGGTCCCGATCACCGACAACCCGCCGTGGGAACAGATCGCGGCGCAGTTCAATCCGGGATCACCACGTATCTTGTCGGTACTGCAATTTGCCTTCAAGTCGCGGCACATCCCGATTCTGGAGCAGTTGCGGCAATACGCGAAAATCTCGTTCACCAAGAATCGCCCGATCTTCGACGCTGCCCGCGAGCTGACCAAGCGGATCCGCACCGACTTCAAGTACGATTCGACCGCCACATCGATTCATACGCCGGTTGCCGAGGCGTTCGCCCGCCGGCATGGCGTTTGTCAGGACTTCGCCCATGTGGCGATTGGTTGCCTCCGTTCTATGGGACTCCCGGCTCGCTACGTCAGCGGTTACCTCCGCACGCTGCCTCCGCCGGGCAAACCGCGTCTGGTGGGCGCCGACGCTTCTCACGCTTGGTTCTCGGTCTACTGTGGCGAAGAGACGGGCTGGGTCGATCTCGATCCGACCAACGATCTGGTCTGCAGCACCGACCACGTGACTGCCGCGTGGGGCCGCGACTTTGAAGATGTGACGCCGATCCAAGGAGTCGTCATCGGCGGCGGCTCGCACATCATGAGCGTCTCGGTCGACGTCGAACCGCTACAATCGCCGACGCTGTAG
- a CDS encoding alpha-E domain-containing protein, translating into MLSRVAESIYWMSRYVERAENVARFIAVNLNLSMDLASEGHQQWLPLVTTTGDDKLFYELYDAPTKRNVLEFLTFDRNNPNSILSALINARENARSIREVISAEMWEHLNNFYLMVKDVGRAGGVSEEQLVFYEQIRASGQHFIGITDATMTHGEGWHFGQCGRFMERADKTSRILDVKYYILLPSPQHVGTPFDELQWSALLRSASAFEMYRQRYGRINPANIVNFLVLDKEFPRAILHCLSRANDSLHAITGSDPEGFSNLPEQRLGQLRASLAFTSAEDIVNRGMHEFVDDMQRRVNAVGGALSNTFFTRHAEAA; encoded by the coding sequence ATGCTGAGCCGCGTCGCGGAATCCATTTATTGGATGAGCCGTTACGTGGAACGAGCCGAGAACGTGGCTCGTTTCATCGCCGTCAATCTAAATCTCAGCATGGATCTCGCCTCGGAGGGGCATCAGCAGTGGCTGCCGCTGGTGACTACGACCGGCGACGACAAGCTGTTTTACGAACTCTACGATGCGCCGACCAAGCGGAACGTCCTGGAGTTCCTCACCTTCGATCGCAACAATCCCAACTCAATCTTGTCGGCGCTGATCAATGCGCGAGAAAACGCGCGGAGCATCCGCGAAGTGATCTCGGCCGAGATGTGGGAGCACCTGAACAACTTTTACCTGATGGTCAAAGATGTCGGGCGCGCTGGCGGCGTCAGCGAAGAGCAACTGGTCTTCTACGAACAAATCCGCGCTTCGGGACAGCACTTTATCGGCATCACCGACGCCACGATGACGCATGGCGAAGGTTGGCATTTCGGTCAGTGCGGCCGCTTCATGGAGCGGGCCGACAAGACGTCGCGGATCCTCGACGTGAAGTACTACATCTTGCTGCCCAGCCCACAGCATGTCGGTACGCCGTTTGACGAATTGCAGTGGTCCGCCCTGCTCCGCTCGGCCAGTGCGTTTGAAATGTATCGTCAGCGGTACGGCCGGATTAATCCGGCGAACATCGTCAACTTCCTGGTGCTCGACAAAGAGTTTCCCCGGGCGATCCTGCACTGCCTGTCGCGAGCCAACGATTCGTTGCATGCGATTACCGGTTCCGACCCGGAAGGCTTCAGCAACCTGCCGGAACAGCGCCTCGGCCAATTGCGAGCCAGCCTGGCCTTTACCAGCGCTGAGGACATCGTCAACCGCGGCATGCACGAGTTTGTCGACGACATGCAGCGGCGTGTTAACGCCGTCGGCGGCGCCCTGTCGAATACGTTCTTCACTCGCCACGCCGAAGCGGCGTAA
- a CDS encoding circularly permuted type 2 ATP-grasp protein, whose amino-acid sequence MQQQTSMERVNGVSEYDVGDFYDEMFAHDASPRDNCNLLYKRVIGLTTLDLHRRKMAAERSMVRLGITFNVYGDEEGTERIIPFDILPRIIDADEWKWVTDGLKQRIVALNMFIDDVYGDQKILKDKAIPEHVVRSASSFRPQCVGLKPPKGVWCHITGTDLVRDQDGKFYVLEDNLRCPSGVSYVLQNRQLMKQAFPDLFESLSVRPVDDYCGQLLDALNYLAEDRAETPTVGVLTPGVYNSAYFEHSFLAQQMGVDLVEGRDLVVQDKKVYMRTTKGLSKIDVLYRRIDDDFIDPRVFREDSLLGVPGLIEAYQAGNIALANAPGTGIADDKVIYAYVPQIIKYYLGEDPILPNVPTYVCWDDKQRDHVLNNLHNFVVKPANESGGYGMLIGPRSTREEQAKFADLIKANPRNYIAQPTLSLSRAPVIIEDRLEGRHVDLRPFIIYGRDVFVLPGGLTRVALKKGSLVVNSSQGGGSKDTWVVEELP is encoded by the coding sequence ATGCAACAACAAACGTCCATGGAACGCGTCAACGGAGTTTCAGAGTACGACGTAGGCGATTTCTACGACGAAATGTTCGCCCACGACGCCTCTCCCCGCGATAACTGCAATCTGCTTTACAAGCGAGTCATTGGCCTGACGACGCTTGATCTACATCGACGCAAAATGGCCGCCGAACGATCGATGGTCCGTTTAGGGATCACGTTCAACGTCTACGGCGACGAAGAAGGAACCGAGCGGATTATACCGTTCGATATTCTTCCCCGGATTATCGATGCCGACGAATGGAAGTGGGTCACTGACGGTTTGAAGCAGCGTATTGTCGCGCTCAACATGTTCATTGACGACGTCTACGGCGATCAAAAGATTCTGAAAGATAAGGCGATTCCGGAGCATGTCGTCCGTTCCGCCTCGTCGTTCCGGCCGCAGTGCGTCGGACTGAAGCCCCCCAAAGGGGTTTGGTGCCACATCACCGGTACCGATCTGGTGCGGGATCAGGACGGCAAGTTTTACGTCCTGGAAGATAACCTGCGTTGCCCGTCCGGCGTTTCGTACGTGCTGCAGAATCGCCAGCTGATGAAGCAGGCGTTTCCTGACCTGTTCGAGTCGCTGTCGGTCCGTCCGGTCGACGACTATTGCGGCCAACTACTCGATGCGCTCAACTACCTGGCGGAAGACCGGGCCGAGACGCCGACTGTCGGCGTGCTGACCCCCGGCGTTTACAACTCCGCCTACTTCGAACATTCGTTCCTGGCCCAGCAGATGGGGGTCGACCTGGTCGAAGGTCGCGACCTGGTGGTGCAGGACAAAAAGGTCTACATGCGGACGACCAAGGGACTGTCGAAGATCGACGTCCTGTATCGCCGTATCGACGACGATTTCATCGATCCTCGCGTCTTCCGCGAAGACTCGCTGCTGGGCGTGCCGGGCTTGATCGAGGCCTACCAGGCCGGCAATATCGCCCTGGCCAACGCCCCCGGCACCGGGATCGCCGACGACAAGGTGATTTACGCCTACGTCCCCCAGATCATCAAATACTATCTGGGTGAAGACCCGATTCTGCCGAACGTGCCGACCTACGTCTGTTGGGACGACAAGCAGCGGGATCACGTCCTGAATAACCTGCACAACTTTGTCGTCAAGCCGGCCAACGAATCGGGCGGCTACGGCATGTTGATTGGTCCGCGATCGACGCGCGAGGAACAAGCCAAGTTCGCCGATCTGATCAAAGCCAATCCGCGCAATTACATCGCCCAACCGACGCTTAGTCTCTCCCGAGCGCCGGTCATCATTGAGGATCGTCTGGAAGGACGCCACGTCGACCTGCGACCGTTTATTATTTACGGTCGCGACGTGTTCGTACTGCCGGGCGGGTTAACCCGAGTCGCTTTGAAAAAGGGCTCGTTGGTCGTTAACTCATCACAAGGCGGCGGGAGCAAAGATACCTGGGTTGTTGAGGAACTTCCGTAA
- a CDS encoding DUF1653 domain-containing protein, whose amino-acid sequence METNILPGRYRHYKGRDYTVLGIAQHSETEESLVVYRQEYPPFGLWVRPAEMFAESVEIDGRVVPRFEKIADETN is encoded by the coding sequence GTGGAAACAAATATTTTGCCAGGACGCTATCGCCACTACAAAGGCCGCGACTACACCGTGCTCGGAATCGCTCAGCACAGCGAAACCGAGGAGTCGCTTGTCGTCTATCGGCAGGAATATCCCCCCTTCGGACTTTGGGTTCGCCCGGCGGAGATGTTTGCCGAATCGGTAGAGATCGACGGTCGCGTCGTCCCCCGGTTTGAAAAAATTGCCGATGAGACGAACTAG